ATACTGATACAAAAGTTTTTAATAAATATATTTTTGTATCAAATAAATGAGCTTCTTCTTTTAATTTTATAAATTGATAGACAAACATATTTTTTTACCTCTTCTTATTATTAAAAGAATAACACGCTTACTATTTGATATACTAACATAATAAAGATGCGTTTGTCTATCATCAAATTTTGAGTCGGTACACGTAAGGAGGTAACCAATCATATGATCAACCATTTATCTTGTCCTAACTGTCATCATTCTAATTTAATCGCCAAGCATGAAGCGACTTATGTTTATAGTTATACCTTAGATAAAGATAATATAAATGATAACGAATTTATACCTTTTTTATTTGATACTAGAGACCATATTGTTTCAAAAGAATATCTTGAATGTTCTCATTGCTCTTCTAAGTTTTATTGTGATTTTAATACTTTTGATAAAGGGGTTAATATGACTATTTTGCAAAAAGCCATTAGAGGCGATAAAACGGAGAGTCCTGAGTTTTTAGGATAGTTTTTCTAGATTTATAAAAACACACACTACCAATCAATTGATCTAGTGTGTGTTTTTTATCTAATACTGTAAACTTCATTTAGTGAAACTCTATTATTTTTTCACTTTAAACTGATTAATCTGTTTTTTTAATTGATCACTTAACATATTCAGGTTTTCTGCTTGATTAGCTACTTCTTCTACGGAATCTGTTTGCTCTTCCATAGAGGCATTAATTTCCTCAGTAGAGGCAGCTGTTTCTTCTGATACAGCGGATATATTTTCTATGGCTTTAACAATACCGTCTTTTTTACTTAGTAAATCATCTAAGAATTGGTTTGACTGATTAATGGAATGGGTGACCCCTTCAATATAATTGTCTAAGCTATGGAATGTGTCTTTCACATTATCAACTGCATTGGATTGATTACTAGATATTTCTTTGACTTCATGCATCACTTTAACTGAATGCTCACTTTCATCTTTTACAGATACAATAATGGTACTAATATTATCTGCTGATTGTTGTGCTTCTTCTGCCAATTGTCTTATTTCTTCTGCTACAACTGCAAATCCTTTGCCGTGTTCTCCTGCTCTTGCTGCTTCAATGGATGCATTAAGTGCTAACAAATTGGTTTGACCAGCAATACTTTTAATACTTTCAATAATGGTTGTAATTTCACTTGTTTTCTTATTCATTTCAAATATGGCTTGTTCAATTTTTATAATACCTGTGTTATTGGATTCATTTTTATCGCCTAGATCCATTACAACTTCATTGCCTTTTCTACTTAGAGATAATATTTCTTTTATCTTCGTTCCTATACTATTATTATTATCTGATAAATCATCTAAATTATTGCTTAATTCTTCAATTAACTGTACGCCTTGCTCTGTATCATGGGCTTGTTCTGTGGCACCAATTGTAATTTGTTCAATGGTTGTTTCAATTTGCTCTGCAGAAACTTTGGTTTTATTAGAAGCATTGGCCAATTCTTCTGATACCCATGTTACCTTTTGTACCACTTCTTTTGTATTATTAAGGAGTACACTAATGTTACTAATCATAGTATTAAAGTCATCACCTAGTTCTTTTAATTCGTCTTTGGATTTAATATGGGCTTTGACATCAAAGTTACCTTCTTTTACATTAGACATTAATTCTCTAATATGATTGATCCCTTTTGTAATGCTATTAGCAAAGAAAAAGGCAATAATCACCGATACGCTTAATACAAAAAGACCAATACCCAGTGTAAAATATAAAATTTCTTGAGTTTGACCACTTATTTCGCTAGCTTCTATTGTTGCAGCAACGACCCAACCTAAACGATCTAATGTGGTAAATACACTTAATCTTTCGCTGTCATTATACGTATACTCAACCATACCCTCATCTTCTGATGTAACCGCTTGGTACAATGCTTCCACAGGTATGGTTTCATCAATTAAATCCGTATTATTATGAATAAGGGTTGTTCCTTCCTTATCGGCTATAAAAACATAACCGCTTTCCCCTATTTGAATATCTGATATCATATTAAGGACATAATCCATATCAATATCTATGGATAATACGCCTGTAAAAATATTATTAGCATCATATATGGGTTTTGCTACAGATATGGTCATATTATCATTTACTGGATCATAATAAGGACTGGTCCATATAATGCCATCTGCTTCTACTGCATCTTCATACCAAGGTCTTTCTCTTGGGTCAAAGTCATTGCCGACATCAATAAAGGGTTCTAGAAACATTCCCCCATCTTTTGATCCAAAATAAATATGGTTCACACTGTCATAAACATTTAAAAAGTCTTGAAACTTATTAAACATGTCTCTTTCTCGTTCTCTTTCATTAAAAAATGCTAATAAGTGTTCTTCATGTGATATTAAATCTAAGCCTTCTTCATATCTGGTAAAAAAATTGTCTAACGTATTTTCTACTTGAATTGTTAAACGGCTGGTTTCATTGTAAAAATTGTCTGTGATGTGTTCTACTGATTTGCTGTAAGTAAAATAACCTATAGAAAATATTATAATTACAGAAAGCAAAGTAATAAAAATTAGTAATTTTGACTTAATTGATTTCAATTTTAAATCCCTTTCCTCTAACTGTTTTGTTGTTGTCAACTTTCGACATAATCTCTTAATATTTTATAGGATATATCAATCAATGTCAATTTTCTACTTTGATGTAACAACTTCTTATAACTGCCCTCTTAAAATTTGAAATGCATTAAGAACATTTAATGCTCCATATCCCCATTCATTATTTGGA
The genomic region above belongs to Natranaerovirga hydrolytica and contains:
- a CDS encoding methyl-accepting chemotaxis protein; translation: MKSIKSKLLIFITLLSVIIIFSIGYFTYSKSVEHITDNFYNETSRLTIQVENTLDNFFTRYEEGLDLISHEEHLLAFFNERERERDMFNKFQDFLNVYDSVNHIYFGSKDGGMFLEPFIDVGNDFDPRERPWYEDAVEADGIIWTSPYYDPVNDNMTISVAKPIYDANNIFTGVLSIDIDMDYVLNMISDIQIGESGYVFIADKEGTTLIHNNTDLIDETIPVEALYQAVTSEDEGMVEYTYNDSERLSVFTTLDRLGWVVAATIEASEISGQTQEILYFTLGIGLFVLSVSVIIAFFFANSITKGINHIRELMSNVKEGNFDVKAHIKSKDELKELGDDFNTMISNISVLLNNTKEVVQKVTWVSEELANASNKTKVSAEQIETTIEQITIGATEQAHDTEQGVQLIEELSNNLDDLSDNNNSIGTKIKEILSLSRKGNEVVMDLGDKNESNNTGIIKIEQAIFEMNKKTSEITTIIESIKSIAGQTNLLALNASIEAARAGEHGKGFAVVAEEIRQLAEEAQQSADNISTIIVSVKDESEHSVKVMHEVKEISSNQSNAVDNVKDTFHSLDNYIEGVTHSINQSNQFLDDLLSKKDGIVKAIENISAVSEETAASTEEINASMEEQTDSVEEVANQAENLNMLSDQLKKQINQFKVKK